A region from the Drosophila bipectinata strain 14024-0381.07 chromosome 3R, DbipHiC1v2, whole genome shotgun sequence genome encodes:
- the trx gene encoding histone-lysine N-methyltransferase trithorax isoform X2, with the protein MPNEAATETASTSSGSAGNEAAAGATTSAGAGSLGSAAGSSPKPGQAAAATASGSGPAKQKKTVTFRNVLETSDDKSVIKRFYNPDNRIPLVSIMKKDSLNRPLNYSRGGECIVRPSILSKILNKNSNIDKLNSLKFRSVPSSAAKSSESPNVFGLSRAFGAPMDEDEEKSGGVTFRRNDSPSGQINDDDDEMDEDEDEEENNQDEEENELEDMDEGVSEKSAETDKNGGESEERDSEEKQLVMDSHFVLPKRSTRSSRIIKPNKRLIEDGAISKKPAPSPSDSKPKSLFGGPAPPASSTSAGFSSFGSLKLNSNTSGSGSGSASGSFVLRQPRLQFQTDSKLGPFGGVAASKSSCPTSPSAIQTPASSLAMTSFGTLATSSSSPSPSPAAGPATSSTCSVCSTSVSSKEVAQPRKYGVVTCDVCRKFMSKMTKKSISANSSSPNAAASSGGQQLLQCKGAEGSSCSIQSAKSQLKNFKKLYKERCTACWLKKCMHSFQLPAAHRSRLSAILPAGMRVDVSSREGKPSELLSPTGSIRFTASSAPSTSSASASASVKWKSSGDSSSALASIKSNPLAENNVTFGSTPLLRPAILEKPLFLKISNAADQKLTANEAGCPSPSRKGKQDKEKEKEKEKEKVKDQDVNDKLLSPTSSASKKGASAENAVPEAQKEEPAQSSTTTVKSGTPNGTSQTANQTEASGDSNPNSNANGTSTGETLKRQRIDLKGPRVKHVCRSASIVLGQPLATFGEDQEAEEEVEVQKEEVVPVPSESSAQKPDPMVTDENDNCASCQTHPADGASVKQASTSNQAEAKKLTPAGKENTSVAKTEPAASSAPAKVGTRNTAVASNINVVATKKQRNGDIITSSSVTQTSSLSQGRRTKEQRQQRTLISIDFWENYDPAEVCQTGFGLIVTETVAQRALCFLCGSTGLDPLIFCACCCEPYHQYCVQDEYNLKHSSFEETTLMGSLLETSVTAASTGGSASSLNQLTQRLNWLCPRCTVCYTCNMSSGSKVKCQKCQKNYHSTCLGTSKRLLGADRPLICVNCLKCKSCSTTKVSKFVGNLPMCTNCFKLRKKGNFCPICQKCYDDNDFDLKMMECGDCRQWVHSKCEGLSDEQYNLLSTLPESIEFICKKCARRNESSKIKAEEWRQAVMEEFKVSLYSVLKLLSKSRQACALLKLSPRKKMRCTCGAAGKLQPKALQFSSGSDNGLGSDGESQNSDDVYEFKEQQQRNVNQNKSRVVKSLPCSCQQPISQPQSFSLVDIKQKIANNSYVSLAEFNYDMSRVIQQSNCDELDIAYKELLSEQFPWFQNETKACTDALEEDMFESCAGGNYEDLQEGAGGSSVYNDHSTSQGESRSGVLDIPIEEVDDLGSCGIKMRLDSRVCLFCRKSGEGLSGEEARLLYCGHDCWVHTNCAMWSAEVFEEIDGSLQNVHSAVARGRMIKCTVCGNRGATVGCNVRSCGEHYHYPCARSIECAFLTDKSMYCPAHAKNGNALKANGSASVTYESNFEVSRPVYVELDRKRKKLIEPVRVQFHIGSLEVRQLGTIVPRFSDSYEAVVPINFLCSRLYWSSKEPWKIVEYTVRTTIQNSFSSTLTSLDVGRNYTVDHSNPNGKEVQLGLAQIARWHSTLARSDLLEGNGTDWTGEFANQNSCVPPDENTEEEPQQQADLLPPEIKDAIFEDLPHEILDGISMLDIFMYDDLADKSDLFAISEQSKDGTQAMTSHQGQSQQNQHAGGGSVSICDEDTRNSNTSLGNGWPASNPVEDAMLSAARNSSQVQMLKTLAWPKLDGNCAMATAIKRRKLSKNLAEGVILTLSSQQRNKKEMATVAGVSRRQSISETSTEASSSSSGRSKSFTWSAAKRYFEKSEGREEAAKMRIMQMDGVDDSITEFRIISDGNLSTAQFTGQLKCERCQCTYRNYDAFQRHLPACETAISTNDSESEVNATGTTTNAAQLSAESLNELQKQLLANAGGLNYLQTAAATTFPQVQSLGSLGQFGLQGLQPLQLQPQSLGNGFFLSQPNPAPSQSNGTEELQIYANSLQSLAANLGGGFTLAQPTVTAAPQPQLIAVSTNPDGTQQFIQIPQTTAPTATYQTLQATNTDKKIVLPLSTAGKPLKTVATKAAQQAAAKQKQLKSGHQVKPIQAKLQPHPQQQATQVQQATQVQQAQPITVMGQNLLQPQLLFQSSAQAQAPQLILPQTQPQNIISFVTGDGSQGQPLQYISIPTGGDYKPQPQPTATPTFLTTAAPGAGATFLQTDASGNLMLTTAPTNSGLQMLTAAPLQSQPQVIGTLIQPQTLQLSGAADGSQPGASQQSLILGGTSGGGTTGLEFATTTPQVILATQPMYYGLETIVQNTVMSSQQFVSTAMPGVLSQNASFSATTTQVFQASKIEPIVDLPAGYVVLNNPTDATGAGTFLNAASVLQHQAQDDLLQNANFQFQAVPSSSGASTATLDYSAPLVVTAKIPPVTQMKRANSNAGKAGVSGLSKVPPQVVNKVLPTSIATQQSQVQLKNNTSGNLKHSVKGKAVSQTGTNCGAPPSIASKPLQKKTNMIRPIHKLEVKPKVMKPAPKVQIQSQTTLHQQQQQTVSLPQPPAPKITITQQRTPVQSQPQQPQPTQLLQISQPLQQQPQPAPVPQPQPQLQVQVQPSMPIITIAEAPALQTQFVIDQQELVNQQELVNRVQHFAGSSTSNSLPTNVVNPLQQQAPPTTNISTTRPTNRVLPMQQRQEPNPPTIECQVMPSPTPPKPLEQQVIQQITSAIAPKCYMPKTVSPIYEAELKTVTGLDSIVPSNADCEIMEQPVTESIYTEGLYEKHSPSDAKTEQLIIQQQQREQLTQLANNSFLLEKHTFEVDAMDTDSYRDDDLEDDDDEEDDFSLKMAASVGNDHEMSDTEEPAVKDKISKILDNLTNDDCADSIATATTAEVEASAAGYQQMVEDVLATTVAASSAPTEEFEGTLETAAVEAAASYINEMAEAHVLEMKQLQNGVELELTRRKGDAQKQESVPKQAVEAPTAAAPEPPPPVREPKKISGPHLLYEIQSEDGFTYKSSSISEIWEKVFEAVQVARRAHGLTPLPEGPLADMGGIQMIGLKTNALKYLIEQLPGVEKCSKYTPKYHKRNGNVSTAANAGHGGSTGGGNASLAAGGDPQALLDYGSDQDELQENAFECARCEPYSSRSDYDMFSWLASRHRKQPIQVFVQPSDSELVPRRGTGSNLPMAMKYRTLKETYKDYVGVFRSHIHGRGLYCTKDIEAGEMVIEYAGELIRSTLTDKRERYYDSRGIGCYMFKIDDNLVVDATMRGNAARFINHSCEPNCYSKVVDILGHKHIIIFALRRIVQGEELTYDYKFPFEEEKIPCSCGSKRCRKYLN; encoded by the exons ATGCCCAATGAAGCCGCCACCGAGACCGCTTCCACCAGCTCCGGCTCGGCGGGAAACGAAGCGGCGGCGGGAGCGACTACTTCAGCGGGGGCTGGGTCGTTGGGATCAGCCGCCGGGAGTAGTCCCAAGCCGGGACAGGCAGCAGCGGCGACAGCGTCGGGGTCAGGACCTGCCAAGCAGAAGAAGACGGTGACCTTCAGGAACGTTCTGGAAACGAGCGACGACAAGTCGGTGATAAAGCGGTTCTACAACCCCGACAACCGTATTCCCCTCGTCTCGATCATGAAGAAGGACTCCCTCAACCGGCCGCTGAACTACTCCCGCGGTGGCGAGTGCATCGTGCGACCGTCCATCCTGTCCAAGATACTCAACAAGAACTCCAACATCGACAAGCTCAACTCGCTCAAATTTCGTTCGGTGCCGTCAAGTGCTGCCAAGAGCTCCGAGTCCCCAAATGTCTTTGGCCTGTCCAGAGCTTTCGGGGCTCCCATGGACGAGGATGAGGAGAAGTCTGGTGGAGTAACCTTTCGACGGAACGACTCGCCGTCTGGTCAGAtcaacgacgacgacgatgaaatggatgaggacgaggacgaaGAGGAGAACAACCAGGATGAAGAGGAAAACGAGCTGGAGGACATGGATGAAGGCGTCTCCGAAAAGAGCGCTGAAACAGACAAGAACGGAGGGGAGTCTGAGGAACGAGACTCCGAGGAGAAGCAACTGGTCATGGACTCGCACTTTGTGCTGCCCAAGCGGAGCACCCGATCCTCGAGGATCATCAAGCCGAACAAAAGGTTGATCGAAGACGGGGCCATTAGCAAGAAGCCAGCGCCCAGTCCCAGCGACTCCAAACCCAAAAGCCTCTTTGGAGGTCCTGCTCCTCCCGCGTCCTCCACGTCAGCTGGCTTTAGCTCGTTCGGAAGCCTTAAACTAAATAGCAATAcaagtggcagtggcagtggaagTGCAAGCGGGAGCTTCGTGCTGCGCCAGCCAAGACTGCAGTTTCAGACGGACAGCAAACTGGGACCTTTTGGCGGAGTGGCTGCTTCTAAGAGCTCTTGTCCCACGTCGCCCAGTGCCATTCAAACGCCAGCTAGTTCGTTGGCGATGACTTCGTTTGGTACCCTGGCTACCTCCAGTTCCAGCCCAAGCCCCAGCCCTGCGGCAG GACCAGCTACGAGCAGCACTTGCTCTGTGTGCTCCACGTCGGTCAGCAGCAAGGAAGTAGCCCAGCCCCGTAAGTACGGGGTGGTGACCTGTGACGTCTGCCGAAAATTCATGTCGAAGATGACCAAGAAGTCCATATCGGCTAACTCGAGCAGTCCCAATGCAGCCGCCTCATCTGGTGGGCAGCAGCTCCTGCAGTGCAAGGGAGCCGAAG GATCATCTTGCAGCATACAGTCGGCCAAAAGTCAGCTGAAGAACTTCAAGAAGCTCTACAAGGAACGCTGCACTGCATGCTGGCTAAAGAAGTGCATGCACTCGTTTCAGCTGCCAGCGGCTCATCGGAGTCGGTTGAGTGCCATTCTACCTGCGGGAATGCGGGTGGATGTCTCTTCCCGGGAGGGTAAGCCCTCAGAACTGTTGTCCCCCACCGGAAGCATACGGTTCACAGCCTCATCTGCTCCCAGTACATCTTCGGCGAGTGCGTCGGCGTCTGTGAAGTGGAAGTCGAGTGGCGACTCCTCGAGTGCCTTGGCCTCGATCAAGTCCAATCCTTTGGCGGAGAACAACGTGACCTTTGGCAGCACTCCACTGCTGCGTCCGGCTATCCTCGAGAAGCCCCTCTTTCTGAAGATCAGCAACGCAGCCGATCAGAAGCTGACAGCTAATGAAGCTGGCTGCCCCAGTCCTTCCAGAAAAGGCAAACAGGAcaaggaaaaggaaaaggagaaagagaaagaaaagGTTAAGGACCAGGATGTGAACGACAAGCTACTCAGCCCCACGTCGTCGGCCTCTAAGAAAGGCGCCTCCGCAGAAAACGCAGTTCCAGAAGCTCAAAAAGAAGAACCAGCGCAGTCTTCTACAACAACCGTTAAAAGTGGTACCCCGAATGGGACTTCTCAGACCGCAAACCAAACAGAAGCCAGTGGAGATAGCAATCCCAACTCCAATGCTAATGGCACTTCAACTGGGGAGACCCTTAAACGCCAGAGGATTGACCTTAAGGGACCTCGGGTGAAGCACGTGTGCAGGAGTGCCTCCATAGTTCTGGGCCAACCGTTGGCTACCTTTGGCGAAGACCAGGAGGCGGAGGAAGAGGTTGAAGTGCAGAAGGAGGAAGTTGTACCTGTGCCATCAGAGAGTTCTGCTCAGAAACCAGATCCAATGGTTACTGATGAGAACGATAACTGCGCAAGTTGCCAGACCCATCCTGCGGATGGAGCCAGCGTCAAACAAGCTTCCACAAGTAACCAGGCAGAGGCAAAGAAGCTTACTCCAGCTGGCAAAGAGAATACCAGTGTGGCCAAAACAGAACCAGCGGCATCAAGCGCTCCTGCCAAAGTAGGAACCAGAAATACGGCAGTTGCTTCCAACATCAACGTGGTGGCCACCAAGAAGCAACGTAATGGGGACATCATAACCAGCAGCTCTGTGACGCAGACCTCCAGTCTATCGCAAGGAAGAAGAACCAAGGAACAGCGCCAGCAGCGCACGCTGATATCAATCGATTTCTGGGAGAACTACGATCCCGCAGAGGTGTGCCAAACAGGCTTCGGTCTGATTGTTACCGAAACAGTAGCCCAGAGGGCTTTGTGCTTCCTCTGTGGCTCGACGGGATTGGACCCTCTCATTTTTTGCGCCTGCTGCTGTGAACCGTACCACCAGTATTGTGTTCAGGACGAGTACAACCTGAAGCACAGCTCATTCGAGGAGACCACTCTGATGGGAAGTCTGCTGGAGACGTCAGTGACTGCCGCCAGTACCGGCGGGTCTGCTTCTTCCCTGAATCAGCTGACGCAGCGCCTGAACTGGCTGTGTCCGCGCTGCACCGTCTGCTACACCTGCAACATGTCCTCCGGTTCGAAGGTGAAGTGCCAAAAGTGCCAGAAGAACTACCACAGCACGTGTCTGGGCACCAGCAAGCGTCTGCTGGGAGCCGACCGTCCCCTGATCTGTGTGAACTGCCTCAAGTGCAAGTCCTGCTCGACGACAAAGGTCTCCAAGTTTGTGGGCAACCTTCCGATGTGTACGAACTGCTTCAAGTTGCGCAAGAAGGGAAACTTCTGCCCCATTTGCCAGAAGTGCTACGACGACAACGACTTCGATCTGAAGATGATGGAGTGCGGCGATTGCCGGCAGTGGGTGCATTCCAAGTGCGAGGGCCTCAGCGACGAGCAGTACAATCTGCTCAGCACGCTGCCGGAGTCCATTGAGTTCATATGCAAGAAGTGCGCCCGGAGGAACGAGAGTTCCAAAATAAAGGCGGAGGAATGGCGCCAGGCTGTGATGGAGGAGTTTAAGGTCAGCCTGTACAGTGTTCTGAAGCTGCTGAGCAAGTCGCGTCAGGCGTGTGCTCTTCTGAAGCTGAGTCCTCGCAAGAAAATGAGGTGCACCTGCGGAGCTGCCGGTAAACTGCAACCCAAGGCCCTGCAATTCAGCAGTGGATCGGATAACGGGCTGGGCAGCGATGGCGAATCTCAGAACAGCGACGATGTCTACGAGTtcaaggagcagcagcagcggaaTGTGAACCAAAACAAATCTCGGGTGGTAAAATCCCTCCCCTGCTCCTGCCAACAACCGATCAGCCAGCCCCAATCCTTCAGCTTGGTGGACATTAAGCAGAAGATTGCCAACAACTCGTACGTGTCCTTGGCGGAGTTCAACTACgacatgagccgagtgatacAGCAGAGCAATTGCGACGAGCTGGACATCGCCTACAAGGAGTTACTGAGCGAGCAGTTCCCGTGGTTCCAAAACGAGACGAAAGCCTGTACAGATGCCTTGGAGGAGGACATGTTCGAGTCCTGTGCAGGAGGCAACTACGAAGACCTGCAAGAGGGGGCTGGAGGATCTTCTGTTTACAACGATCACTCTACCTCGCAGGGAGAGTCCCGCTCCGGAGTGCTAGACATTCCAATCGAAGAGGTGGACGACCTGGGCAGCTGTGGAATCAAGATGCGGTTGGACTCGCGGGTCTGTCTGTTCTGCCGGAAGAGTGGCGAGGGCCTCTCCGGAGAGGAGGCGCGACTGCTGTACTGTGGCCACGATTGCTGGGTGCACACGAACTGCGCCATGTGGTCGGCAGAGGTGTTCGAGGAGATCGACGGCTCGCTGCAAAACGTCCACAGTGCGGTGGCAAGGGGAAGGATGATCAAGTGCACGGTGTGCGGCAATAGGGGTGCAACGGTGGGCTGCAATGTGAGGTCCTGCGGGGAGCACTATCATTATCCCTGCGCACGGAGCATCGAGTGCGCCTTTCTCACGGACAAGTCCATGTACTGTCCAGCGCATGCGAAAAACGGCAACGCCCTGAAGGCCAACGGTTCCGCCAGTGTCACCTACGAATCCAACTTCGAAGTGTCCCGTCCAGTTTACGTGGAGTTGGATAGGAAACGAAAGAAGCTGATAGAGCCGGTGCGCGTCCAATTCCATATTGGCTCCTTGGAGGTCCGACAGCTGGGCACTATAGTGCCCCGGTTCTCCGACTCTTACGAGGCGGTGGTGCCCATCAACTTCCTCTGCAGCCGCTTATACTGGTCCTCGAAAGAGCCCTGGAAAATAGTGGAGTACACAGTGCGCACGACTATCCAGAACAGCTTTTCCTCCACTTTGACTTCGTTGGACGTAGGCAGGAACTACACCGTGGACCACAGCAACCCGAATGGCAAGGAGGTGCAACTGGGACTCGCGCAAATCGCCCGATGGCACAGCACTTTGGCTAGGAGCGATCTCCTCGAAGGAAATGGAACCGATTGGACTGGCGAGTTCGCCAACCAGAACTCGTGTGTTCCTCCGGACGAGAACACGGAGGAGGAACCCCAACAGCAGGCCGACCTGCTGCCTCCCGAAATCAAAGACGCCATATTCGAAGATCTCCCCCACGAAATACTAGATGGCATTTCTATGCTGGACATATTCATGTACGATGACCTGGCCGACAAGAGCGATCTGTTTGCCATCAGCGAGCAGTCCAAGGATGGCACGCAGGCCATGACCTCCCATCAGGGCCAGAGCCAGCAGAACCAGCACGCGGGCGGAGGAAGCGTCAGCATCTGCGATGAGGACACACGGAACTCGAATACGAGCCTGGGTAACGGATGGCCGGCGAGCAATCCTGTGGAGGACGCCATGCTGTCTGCGGCTCGGAACTCTAGTCAGGTTCAGATGCTCAAAACCTTGGCCTGGCCGAAGTTGGACGGAAATTGTGCCATGGCCACGGCGATCAAGCGCAGGAAGCTCTCCAAAAACCTGGCAGAGGGTGTCATCCTCACTCTGAGCAGTCAACAGCGCAACAAGAAGGAGATGGCCACGGTAGCAGGCGTCTCCCGGAGGCAGTCCATCAGCGAGACATCCACGGAGGCCTCGAGCTCGAGCTCCGGAAGAAGCAAGAGCTTCACTTGGAGCGCTGCAAAGCGTTACTTCGAGAAGAGCGAAGGTCGCGAGGAGGCGGCAAAGATGCGGATCATGCAGATGGACGGCGTGGACGACTCGATCACCGAATTCCGCATCATCTCAGATGGTAACCTGTCCACAGCTCAGTTTACGGGCCAGTTGAAGTGCGAGAGATGCCAGTGCACGTACAGGAACTACGACGCCTTCCAGAGGCACTTGCCTGCCTGTGAGACCGCGATATCCACCAATGATTCCGAGTCGGAGGTCAACGCGACTGGCACAACCACAAATGCCGCTCAGTTGAGTGCGGAGAGCTTGAACGAGCTCCAGAAGCAACTCTTGGCCAATGCCGGAGGCTTGAACTACCTCCAAACTGCAGCTGCCACGACCTTCCCTCAGGTCCAAAGCCTGGGGTCACTGGGTCAGTTCGGCTTGCAGGGCCTGCAGCCCCTTCAACTGCAGCCGCAGTCTCTTGGCAACGGCTTCTTTCTCTCCCAGCCCAACCCGGCTCCCAGCCAATCAAACGGCACGGAGGAGCTGCAGATCTACGCTAACTCCCTGCAGAGCTTGGCCGCCAATCTCGGAGGAGGTTTCACTTTGGCTCAACCCACGGTGACGGCTGCGCCGCAGCCCCAATTGATAGCCGTGTCCACAAACCCCGATGGCACCCAGCAGTTCATCCAGATCCCCCAGACCACGGCGCCCACGGCCACTTATCAAACGCTACAGGCCACCAATACAGACAAGAAGATAGTGCTTCCCTTGTCGACGGCCGGGAAACCCCTGAAAACCGTGGCCACCAAGGCTGCGCAACAGGCAGCCGCCAAGCAGAAGCAGCTCAAGTCCGGACACCAAGTGAAGCCCATCCAAGCGAAGCTGCAGCCGCACCCCCAGCAGCAGGCGACGCAAGTGCAGCAGGCGACGCAAGTGCAGCAGGCGCAGCCCATCACAGTGATGGGCCAAAATCTCCTGCAGCCGCAGTTGCTCTTCCAGAGCAGCGCTCAGGCGCAGGCTCCTCAACTAATACTTCCTCAGACACAACCGCAGAACATCATCTCCTTTGTCACCGGAGACGGAAGCCAAGGACAGCCGCTGCAGTACATATCCATACCAACTGGAGGAGACTACAAGCCGCAGCCGCAACCCACGGCCACCCCTACTTTCCTGACTACGGCGGCTCCCGGAGCTGGAGCCACATTCCTACAAACGGACGCCAGTGGCAACCTTATGCTGACAACAGCTCCGACGAACTCTGGGCTTCAAATGCTGACAGCTGCCCCTCTGCAGTCACAACCCCAGGTGATCGGGACTCTCATTCAGCCCCAGACACTTCAGTTGAGCGGAGCGGCCGATGGCAGCCAGCCAGGAGCCAGCCAGCAGTCCCTCATTCTGGGAGGAACGTCTGGCGGTGGAACTACTGGCCTGGAGTTCGCCACTACGACGCCCCAGGTGATCCTGGCCACGCAACCGATGTACTACGGATTGGAGACCATTGTACAGAACACGGTGATGTCCTCGCAGCAGTTTGTGTCCACGGCCATGCCTGGAGTCTTAAGCCAGAACGCTAGTTTCTCGGCAACCACTACCCAGGTATTCCAGGCGAGCAAAATCGAACCTATTGTGGATCTGCCCGCCGGGTATGTGGTGCTCAACAATCCTACAGACGCGACAGGTGCTGGCACGTTCCTGAATGCAGCGAGTGTGCTTCAGCATCAGGCGCAGGATGATCTTCTGCAGAATGCCAACTTCCAGTTTCAGGCTGTGCCCTCCTCGTCCGGAGCCTCAACAGCTACGCTGGACTACTCGGCTCCGCTCGTCGTCACGGCTAAGATACCGCCTGTGACTCAGATGAAGCGAGCGAATAGCAATGCGGGTAAGGCGGGCGTGTCGGGGCTGAGCAAGGTGCCGCCGCAGGTGGTCAACAAGGTGCTGCCCACGAGCATTGCCACACAGCAGTCTCAGGTGCAGCTGAAGAACAATACTTCTGGGAACCTGAAGCATTCGGTGAAGGGCAAGGCGGTGTCTCAAACGGGGACCAACTGCGGAGCTCCCCCCAGCATTGCGTCGAAGCCACTGCAGAAGAAAACCAACATGATTCGGCCCATCCACAAGCTGGAGGTAAAGCCGAAGGTAATGAAGCCGGCGCCCAAGGTGCAGATCCAGAGCCAAACCACGTtgcaccaacagcagcagcagaccgTGTCACTCCCGCAGCCACCGGCCCCAAAGATCACAATAACCCAGCAAAGGACTCCTGTGCAGAGTCAGCCACAGCAGCCTCAGCCGACGCAGCTGCTGCAGATCTCCCAACCCCTCCAACAGCAGCCTCAGCCAGCGCCAGTGCCGCAGCCGCAGCCGCAGTTGCAAGTGCAGGTGCAGCCTTCGATGCCCATAATAACCATCGCTGAAGCTCCGGCTCTGCAGACGCAGTTCGTGATAGACCAGCAAGAGCTGGTGAATCAGCAGGAGTTGGTAAACCGAGTGCAGCACTTCGccggcagcagcaccagcaactCCCTGCCCACCAATGTGGTGAACCCTCTCCAGCAACAGGCTCCTCCCACGACGAACATCTCCACGACAAGGCCAACCAACAGGGTTTTGCCCATGCAGCAGCGCCAGGAGCCGAATCCGCCCACAATCGAGTGTCAGGTGATGCCGTCGCCCACGCCTCCAAAGCCCCTCGAGCAGCAGGTGAttcagcagatcaccagcgcCATCGCCCCCAAGTGCTATATGCCGAAGACTGTGTCGCCCATTTACGAAGCGGAACTAAAAACCGTCACCGGGCTGGACAGCATTGTACCCTCCAACGCGGATTGCGAGATCATGGAGCAACCTGTCACCGAGTCCATCTACACAGAAGGGTTGTATGAGAAGCACTCGCCGTCGGACGCCAAAACAGAGCAGCTCATCATCCAACAACAGCAAAGGGAGCAGCTTACCCAGCTGGCCAACAACAGCTTCCTGCTCGAAAAGCACACATTTGAAGTGGATGCCATGGACACGGATTCTTACAGGGACGACGATCTGGAggatgacgacgacgaggaggacgaCTTCAGCCTGAAGATGGCAGCTTCGGTTGGAAACGACCACGAAATGTCGGACACTGAGGAGCCGGCCGTGAAGGACAAGATCAGCAAGATCCTGGATAATCTGACCAACGATGACTGCGCCGATTCGATAGCCACGGCAACCACTGCAGAGGTGGAGGCCAGCGCGGCAGGCTATCAGCAGATGGTGGAGGATGTTCTGGCGACCACGGTAGCTGCTTCGTCAGCTCCCACCGAGGAGTTTGAAGGCACTTTGGAAACCGCAGCGGTGGAAGCAGCCGCTAGTTACATTAACGAAATGGCGGAAGCCCATGTCCTTGAGATGAAACAACTGCAAAACGGTGTGGAGCTGGAACTGACCAGGAGAAAGGGTGACGCCCAGAAGCAGGAATCGGTCCCCAAGCAGGCAGTAGAAGCTCCAACGGCAGCTGCTCCGGAGCCACCACCGCCTGTTCGAGAACCCAAAAAGATCAGTGGACCCCACCTGCTGTACGAGATTCAAAGCGAAGACGGTTTCACCTACAAGTCGAGTTCGATTTCCGAGATATGGGAAAAGGTTTTCGAAGCCGTGCAGGTGGCCAGGCGGGCGCACGGTCTCACTCCCCTGCCGGAGGGACCTCTGGCGGACATGGGTGGCATCCAGATGATCGGACTGAAGACCAATGCCCTCAAATACCTAATCGAACAGCTGCCGGGAGTGGAAAAGTGCTCGAAGTACACGCCGAAGTACCACAAACGAAACGGTAATGTGTCCACGGCGGCAAACGCCGGACACGGAGGGAGCACGGGCGGCGGCAACGCATCCTTGGCCGCTGGCGGAGACCCCCAAGCGCTGCTCGACTATGGATCAGACCAGGATGAGCTGCAGGAGAACGCCTTCGAGTGTGCCCGCTGTGAGCCGTACTCCAGTCGCAGCGACTACGACATGTTCAGTTGGCTGGCCTCCAGACATCGAAAGCAGCCCATCCAGGTGTTTGTCCAGCCTTCGGATAGCGAACTGGTGCCCAG ACGAGGAACTGGCAGCAATCTTCCCATGGCCATGAAGTACCGCACCCTGAAGGAGACCTACAAGGATTACGTTGGGGTCTTCCGGTCGCACATCCACGGACGCGGACTCTACTGCACCAAGGACATTGAAGCAG GGGAAATGGTCATTGAATATGCCGGAGAGTTGATTCGCTCCACGCTGACGGACAAGAGGGAGCGCTACTATGACAGTCGCGGTATTGGCTGCTACATGTTCAAGATTGACGACAACCTGGTTGTGGATGCAACCATGCGCGGCAATGCGGCCCGCTTTATCAATCACTCCTGTGAG CCGAATTGCTACTCGAAAGTCGTGGATATCTTGGGCCACAAACACATCATAATCTTCGCACTGCGCCGGATCGTACAGGGCGAGGAGCTTACCTACGACTACAAATTCCCCTTCGAAGAGGAGAAGATACCCTGCTCATGTGGCTCCAAGCGTTGTCGGAAGTACTTAAATTAG